A stretch of Candidatus Nitrosotenuis cloacae DNA encodes these proteins:
- the rpiA gene encoding ribose 5-phosphate isomerase A: MPYDDAISALSKDALKFVKNGSVLGLGSGRAATAFVKELGQHIKKKNLTIRAVPTSLQIKLVAEQSGIHIIGADQVQKIDIVFDGADQIDSQKNMIKGGGGALLRENILISSAKKVVIMADAGKFVKYFDRSVPVEVHPFARNMIKKFIEDLGGKPQLRTIERGYPFITENGNIIYDCDFGTIKSPKMLGAKIKQIAGVVEVGIFVRKPDVIYKARENGKFDILA; encoded by the coding sequence TGCACTGAAATTTGTCAAGAATGGTTCTGTTTTGGGGCTGGGCAGCGGCAGGGCAGCAACTGCATTTGTAAAGGAGCTAGGCCAGCACATCAAAAAGAAAAATCTTACAATCAGAGCAGTTCCGACATCTTTGCAGATAAAACTCGTAGCAGAACAGAGCGGAATTCACATAATAGGTGCAGACCAGGTGCAGAAAATAGACATTGTGTTTGACGGCGCAGACCAGATAGACTCCCAGAAGAACATGATCAAGGGCGGAGGGGGGGCACTGTTGAGAGAAAACATACTGATCTCGTCTGCAAAAAAAGTAGTCATAATGGCAGATGCAGGCAAGTTTGTCAAGTACTTTGACAGGTCGGTCCCAGTCGAGGTACATCCGTTTGCAAGAAACATGATAAAAAAATTCATAGAAGATCTTGGAGGAAAGCCGCAATTGAGAACAATTGAGCGCGGCTACCCGTTCATAACTGAAAACGGCAACATCATCTATGATTGCGACTTTGGCACCATCAAGTCCCCGAAGATGCTGGGTGCAAAGATAAAGCAAATTGCGGGCGTAGTCGAGGTAGGCATCTTTGTGCGCAAGCCAGACGTCATATACAAGGCAAGAGAGAACGGCAAATTCGACATTCTAGCCTAG